A DNA window from Paenibacillus andongensis contains the following coding sequences:
- a CDS encoding DeoR/GlpR family DNA-binding transcription regulator — translation MGKTDIRRDAIMQAIKDKGSIALTDIVKQFAVSEATARRDLEILEQEKRCIRTFGGAVLESLKVEVPFFNKMDLYTDEKKEIADKALRYIEDGDIIGLTGGTTTTFIAKKLNQFKNLTVITNAVNIAYELIGTPGLQLILTGGVIRTQTFELSGPLANATLDNLSIRKTFMGVDGVSLSRGMMIYNELEAETNRRMMKQSMETYLVADHSKFSRSSLFVIGEVQETIGIISDSSITPEMKHAFKEAGAPFL, via the coding sequence ATGGGAAAGACAGACATTCGCCGCGATGCGATTATGCAAGCCATTAAAGATAAAGGCTCCATTGCCTTGACCGATATCGTTAAGCAGTTTGCCGTATCGGAAGCAACGGCAAGACGGGACCTTGAAATACTAGAACAAGAAAAGCGCTGCATCCGCACTTTTGGAGGCGCCGTGCTTGAAAGCTTGAAGGTCGAAGTTCCATTTTTCAACAAAATGGACCTTTACACGGACGAGAAGAAAGAAATCGCCGACAAAGCGCTGCGCTATATTGAAGATGGCGATATCATCGGTTTAACCGGCGGTACGACGACGACTTTTATCGCTAAAAAACTTAACCAATTTAAGAACCTTACGGTTATCACGAACGCGGTAAATATCGCTTATGAACTAATTGGTACGCCGGGGCTGCAGCTCATTCTAACGGGTGGAGTAATTCGTACCCAAACCTTCGAACTGTCGGGACCACTTGCCAATGCAACATTAGATAATCTCAGCATTCGCAAAACATTCATGGGTGTGGACGGCGTTTCCTTATCTCGCGGCATGATGATTTATAATGAGCTGGAAGCCGAAACCAATCGACGCATGATGAAACAGTCGATGGAAACTTACCTCGTTGCCGATCATTCCAAGTTCAGCCGGAGCTCCTTGTTTGTCATAGGAGAAGTCCAGGAAACCATCGGAATTATCAGCGATTCATCCATAACACCGGAAATGAAGCATGCTTTCAAGGAAGCTGGAGCCCCATTTCTATAA
- a CDS encoding carbon starvation CstA family protein, which yields MKNKLTSYVVWGAIAALGAAGFAMLALSNGEKISAVWLIIAAICTYAFGYRFYSRFIAKKIYELNDKRATPAHVHNDSKDYVPTNKYVLFGHHFAAIAGAGPLVGPILAAQMGYLPSILWIIIGAVLAGCVQDFVTLVGSMRRDGKSLGQMAKDEVGRFSGTLASIATLAILIIIVAVLGLVVVKALAESPWGLFTIAMTMPIAIFMGFYMRYIRPGKVIEGSIIGFVLLMIALWSGQYVAESPILSHMFTFTAPQIAILMVVYGLIASILPVWVLLAPRDYLSSFLKIGVIILLAGGIMVLLPDLKMPAVTKFIDGTGPVFSGNLFPFLFITIACGACSGFHSLISSGTTPKMIDRESHAPFIGYAGMAAESFVAVMALIAACALEPGIYFAMNASPAVIGTDPVAVAAKISSWGFTLTPDQITSTAKAIGEKTILSRTGGAPTLAVGMAEIFSTFLNGAKAFWYHFAILFEAVFILTAVDAGTRVGRFMLQDLIGNFYKPFGKTKDLKYNFIASLLVCSAWGYFLYQGAVDPFGGINSLWSLFGIANQMLAAIALAVAVTIMIKMGKARYAWVGILPFVFLSVTTLTAGFQKAFSNNAAIGFLAAAKKYQAGIDKGQVIAPAKNMDVMHQIVTNNYIDAGLTIFFGIVVILMIIISLRVWYTIIIQKQKPRLNEAPFVQSTFGA from the coding sequence ATGAAAAACAAATTAACTTCGTATGTGGTCTGGGGTGCGATTGCCGCGTTAGGTGCAGCTGGTTTTGCAATGCTCGCTCTTTCGAATGGCGAGAAAATTTCGGCCGTTTGGTTAATCATTGCGGCGATTTGTACGTATGCATTTGGTTACCGTTTTTATAGTCGTTTTATTGCTAAGAAAATATATGAGTTAAATGACAAACGGGCAACCCCAGCTCATGTTCATAATGATTCCAAGGATTATGTTCCGACCAATAAATATGTTCTCTTTGGTCATCACTTCGCGGCCATCGCCGGAGCAGGACCGCTTGTTGGTCCGATACTAGCTGCACAAATGGGGTATTTACCGAGCATTCTCTGGATTATTATCGGGGCCGTTCTCGCCGGCTGTGTGCAAGACTTTGTGACGCTTGTCGGATCCATGCGACGGGACGGTAAGTCGCTCGGGCAAATGGCCAAGGATGAAGTCGGTCGATTCAGCGGTACGTTAGCATCCATTGCAACATTAGCGATTCTGATTATTATCGTTGCTGTTCTCGGTCTCGTCGTTGTAAAAGCGTTAGCAGAATCTCCATGGGGCTTATTTACGATCGCCATGACCATGCCGATTGCCATATTCATGGGCTTTTATATGCGCTATATTCGCCCAGGTAAAGTGATCGAGGGTTCTATCATTGGTTTCGTCTTATTGATGATTGCTTTATGGTCAGGACAGTACGTAGCAGAAAGTCCGATATTGTCTCATATGTTCACCTTCACCGCTCCGCAAATCGCCATTTTAATGGTAGTCTATGGCCTCATTGCCTCCATTTTGCCGGTTTGGGTACTTCTTGCACCGCGTGACTATTTGAGCTCTTTTTTGAAAATCGGCGTTATCATCTTACTTGCTGGCGGCATCATGGTCCTTTTACCGGATCTGAAAATGCCGGCGGTGACGAAGTTTATTGATGGAACCGGACCAGTATTTTCCGGAAATTTATTCCCATTCTTATTCATTACGATTGCTTGCGGCGCGTGTTCCGGATTTCATTCCTTAATTTCGTCGGGGACGACCCCGAAAATGATCGATCGAGAAAGTCATGCGCCTTTTATCGGTTATGCCGGTATGGCCGCAGAATCCTTCGTCGCTGTAATGGCATTGATCGCAGCGTGTGCTTTAGAACCCGGCATTTATTTCGCGATGAACGCCTCACCGGCAGTGATTGGAACCGATCCTGTGGCTGTCGCTGCGAAAATCTCATCCTGGGGCTTCACGCTGACACCTGATCAGATTACTAGCACGGCCAAAGCAATCGGTGAAAAGACGATCCTTTCGAGAACTGGCGGGGCACCAACGCTTGCCGTAGGTATGGCTGAGATTTTTTCAACGTTCCTAAATGGAGCTAAGGCATTCTGGTACCATTTTGCCATATTATTTGAAGCTGTCTTTATCTTAACAGCTGTGGATGCAGGTACACGCGTTGGACGTTTTATGCTGCAGGATCTGATTGGTAACTTCTACAAGCCATTTGGCAAAACCAAAGATTTGAAATACAATTTCATTGCTTCGCTGCTCGTTTGTTCGGCATGGGGATACTTCTTGTATCAAGGAGCGGTTGATCCGTTCGGGGGGATCAATTCCTTATGGTCACTATTCGGAATAGCGAATCAAATGCTAGCTGCCATCGCTTTAGCTGTAGCGGTAACGATTATGATTAAAATGGGGAAAGCTCGCTATGCTTGGGTAGGTATCCTTCCGTTTGTGTTCCTCTCAGTGACGACATTGACCGCAGGCTTTCAAAAGGCATTCTCGAATAATGCAGCGATAGGATTTTTGGCGGCAGCGAAGAAATACCAAGCAGGAATTGACAAAGGTCAAGTCATTGCGCCTGCAAAAAATATGGATGTCATGCATCAGATTGTGACAAATAACTATATCGATGCGGGCCTGACGATCTTCTTCGGCATCGTAGTCATTCTGATGATCATCATCTCTCTACGGGTTTGGTATACGATCATCATTCAAAAACAAAAACCTAGATTAAATGAAGCACCTTTTGTACAATCCACATTTGGAGCCTGA
- a CDS encoding YbdD/YjiX family protein, translated as MKTIASFTRKVNATIKVIFNIPDYERYLKHQQDHHPNDTPLTEKEFYMLSLHERYESGKINRCC; from the coding sequence ATGAAAACAATTGCAAGTTTTACAAGGAAGGTTAACGCGACAATCAAGGTTATATTCAATATCCCAGACTATGAAAGATACTTGAAGCATCAACAGGATCACCATCCCAATGATACACCTTTGACGGAAAAGGAGTTTTACATGCTGTCCCTTCACGAACGTTATGAAAGCGGCAAAATTAATCGCTGCTGCTAA
- a CDS encoding LytR/AlgR family response regulator transcription factor has protein sequence MGWNIVIADDEAPAREELAYLLEQFEDVDKVTPATGGMDAIKKVKEQAPDVLFLDMDMPDLNGLQVAEIVLEINPQVKIVFSTAYDQYAVHAFKLRAFHYMLKPYDEEDLAIVFRELRKIRMQNGSVAIIHPSSGITSVKLALELEEGITYVSPKDIMYISKEIKHVQVHLHDKAYNVSYTLVELEQKLEPFGFFRCHKSYLVNLASIIEMKTWVNGAYNLVMDDASRSSIPVSRNYVKLLRLKLEI, from the coding sequence GTGGGCTGGAATATCGTGATTGCTGATGATGAAGCTCCGGCAAGGGAGGAATTAGCTTATCTCTTGGAGCAGTTTGAAGATGTGGACAAGGTGACCCCGGCGACCGGCGGTATGGATGCGATAAAGAAGGTAAAAGAGCAAGCTCCGGATGTCTTATTTCTCGATATGGACATGCCGGATTTAAACGGGCTTCAAGTGGCGGAAATCGTCCTTGAGATCAATCCGCAGGTGAAGATTGTATTCTCCACTGCGTACGATCAATATGCCGTCCATGCCTTTAAGCTGCGTGCTTTTCATTATATGCTTAAGCCCTATGACGAAGAAGATTTAGCAATCGTCTTTCGAGAGCTGCGTAAAATTCGAATGCAGAACGGATCGGTCGCTATAATCCATCCTTCCTCCGGAATAACAAGTGTGAAATTAGCCCTAGAATTGGAGGAAGGCATTACCTACGTGTCACCCAAGGACATCATGTATATCAGCAAAGAAATCAAACATGTACAGGTTCATCTTCATGATAAAGCTTATAACGTATCCTATACATTAGTAGAACTGGAACAAAAATTGGAGCCATTTGGATTTTTTCGCTGTCACAAAAGCTATCTAGTCAATCTGGCATCCATTATCGAGATGAAGACCTGGGTCAACGGAGCATACAATCTGGTCATGGATGACGCCAGTCGAAGCAGCATACCCGTTAGCCGAAATTATGTGAAGCTGCTGCGTTTGAAACTCGAAATTTAA
- a CDS encoding MFS transporter produces MSQAVSNAAPTMRSFFANRFVQSIMLSGLFLQIGIWIRNFAILLYVTDMTNNDPYSVSLISVAEFAPIFIFSFIGGAFADRWRPKLTMVWCDILSAASVFIIMITLYYGSWKAIFFATLVSSILSQFSQPSGMKLFKVHVHESQMQMGMSLFQSMMAIFMILGPIMGTFVYYTFGIEVAIAIMGICFVLSAVVLTFLPSDRKAEKGSAGPSTHIFAEMGEGFRYVLKNKMLVTLGGCFAVAGLAIGLISPLGIFLVTENLGLPKENLQWFMATNGVAMIIGGGLTMGFSKKMSSQALLILGMSVSVVAFAVIGMTHLLWVALLMQFMSGLVMPAIQIGINTMILGNTEESFVGRVNGILNPLFMGAMVITMSLAGSIKAAFSLETIYITCAALFLVGVFIMVPSLKYKQHVVSQPSSE; encoded by the coding sequence ATGTCACAAGCCGTATCTAATGCTGCGCCAACGATGCGTTCTTTTTTTGCCAATCGTTTCGTGCAGTCCATTATGTTATCGGGTCTTTTTCTCCAAATCGGGATTTGGATTCGTAACTTCGCAATTCTCCTCTATGTAACCGACATGACGAATAATGATCCTTACTCGGTTTCCTTGATTTCCGTTGCCGAGTTTGCGCCAATATTTATTTTCTCTTTCATTGGCGGTGCTTTTGCGGATCGATGGAGACCGAAGCTCACGATGGTTTGGTGCGATATTCTCAGCGCAGCCTCGGTGTTTATCATTATGATTACCCTGTATTATGGTTCATGGAAGGCGATCTTTTTTGCTACATTAGTGTCGTCCATCCTATCCCAATTCTCTCAACCGTCCGGGATGAAGCTGTTCAAGGTTCATGTGCATGAATCCCAAATGCAAATGGGGATGTCGCTGTTTCAATCCATGATGGCCATCTTTATGATTTTGGGTCCAATTATGGGGACTTTCGTGTACTATACTTTTGGAATCGAAGTCGCTATTGCAATCATGGGAATTTGCTTCGTGCTTTCAGCTGTTGTACTAACGTTTCTACCATCTGACCGTAAAGCTGAAAAAGGATCAGCAGGACCATCCACACATATTTTTGCTGAAATGGGCGAAGGTTTCCGGTATGTGCTGAAAAATAAAATGCTTGTCACTTTGGGAGGCTGCTTTGCCGTTGCCGGTCTTGCTATTGGTCTAATCAGTCCGCTTGGTATCTTCCTTGTTACGGAAAATCTAGGCTTGCCTAAAGAGAACTTGCAATGGTTTATGGCCACGAATGGCGTCGCGATGATTATCGGCGGAGGCTTGACGATGGGGTTTTCCAAAAAAATGTCGTCGCAAGCGCTCCTTATTCTTGGGATGTCCGTAAGTGTTGTTGCGTTTGCAGTCATTGGTATGACACATCTGCTATGGGTCGCACTTTTGATGCAATTTATGTCCGGTCTGGTCATGCCTGCGATCCAAATTGGTATCAATACCATGATTCTTGGCAACACGGAGGAATCGTTCGTGGGTCGTGTGAATGGTATTCTGAATCCATTGTTCATGGGAGCCATGGTCATCACAATGAGTTTGGCTGGAAGTATCAAGGCTGCCTTCTCGCTTGAAACGATTTATATAACTTGTGCAGCTTTGTTTCTAGTTGGGGTCTTCATTATGGTGCCTTCTTTGAAATATAAGCAACATGTGGTTTCGCAGCCGAGCAGTGAGTGA
- a CDS encoding LytS/YhcK type 5TM receptor domain-containing protein — MMLQLFVDMIERVGFLIALAFAFSRSRWMRSIMSYQGTRTYQWRFLFFFTAYAILATYSGVTVSEYTYRPAPWIGEVAPTAAIANARTVGVVIAGLLGGVKSGLIVGIAAGLHRYSLGGFVAVACMIAPILQGILAGLCRNALKKRFRKVASIQLAFLVGFMAEALQMVLILALAKPWGDAVDLVSLIGLPQTLANSIGVALYFVLYNTMEREEERIGAEHAHKALQIADMTMPLWRLEFDKAVREIAKVLNKEMKAVGAFFSKNGSAWIAEGRKTKHWIDLFIYIPNHPSIGQFRLYFEREQDDNPSRRRMLTSLAGLLSQQYAFVESERQAQLLADAEIRSLQAQMNPHFLFNVLNTVKSFIRTKPEEARQMVMHLSKFLRKNMSHNNQRMITIRDEYELVMSYLSLIKSRLGDQMDFFAEIDESLLDHQIPPFTIQPLVENAIVHGIKNKKGIGVIRLTVKEELDDGKLHARITVEDNGVGLETEKLNSHGEHAGMALRNIEQRLNYHYGREHPLEIESKPGEGTKIRFWVR; from the coding sequence ATGATGCTTCAGTTGTTCGTCGATATGATTGAGCGGGTTGGATTCCTGATTGCGCTCGCATTTGCCTTTTCTCGAAGTCGTTGGATGCGCAGTATTATGAGCTATCAAGGTACCAGGACCTATCAATGGCGATTTCTTTTCTTTTTCACGGCTTATGCGATTCTCGCTACCTACTCGGGTGTGACGGTTTCGGAGTACACGTATCGACCGGCACCCTGGATCGGTGAAGTTGCGCCAACAGCGGCCATAGCCAATGCTCGAACCGTTGGAGTCGTCATTGCCGGCCTGCTTGGCGGTGTGAAAAGCGGGCTCATCGTTGGTATCGCGGCCGGACTGCATCGTTACAGCTTGGGTGGATTCGTTGCCGTGGCTTGTATGATTGCGCCTATTCTACAAGGTATCTTGGCTGGACTCTGCCGCAATGCGTTAAAGAAACGCTTCCGCAAGGTGGCATCTATTCAACTCGCCTTTCTTGTTGGCTTCATGGCTGAAGCTCTGCAAATGGTCCTTATTCTTGCCCTCGCTAAGCCTTGGGGAGATGCTGTAGACCTGGTTTCACTCATAGGTTTGCCTCAAACTCTTGCTAACAGCATCGGTGTGGCGCTTTATTTCGTGCTTTACAACACGATGGAGCGCGAAGAGGAGCGCATCGGCGCGGAGCATGCTCACAAAGCGCTGCAAATCGCGGATATGACGATGCCGCTTTGGCGGCTGGAGTTCGATAAGGCGGTACGTGAAATCGCGAAGGTTTTGAATAAGGAAATGAAGGCAGTTGGGGCCTTTTTCAGCAAGAATGGCTCGGCATGGATAGCGGAAGGAAGAAAAACGAAGCATTGGATCGACTTGTTCATTTATATTCCGAATCATCCTTCGATCGGGCAATTTCGTTTGTATTTTGAACGAGAGCAGGATGATAACCCGTCTCGTAGACGAATGCTCACTTCACTAGCCGGCCTGCTTTCTCAGCAGTATGCGTTTGTCGAATCCGAGAGGCAGGCACAGCTGCTGGCCGATGCAGAGATTCGTTCACTCCAAGCGCAGATGAATCCCCATTTCCTCTTTAATGTGCTGAACACTGTCAAATCATTTATTCGCACCAAACCGGAAGAGGCCCGTCAGATGGTGATGCATCTGTCTAAATTTTTACGCAAAAACATGAGCCATAATAACCAACGCATGATCACCATACGTGATGAATATGAATTGGTTATGTCTTATCTCAGTTTGATTAAATCACGTCTGGGGGATCAAATGGATTTTTTTGCTGAAATTGATGAAAGCTTGCTGGATCATCAGATCCCTCCATTTACGATTCAGCCTCTTGTCGAGAACGCCATTGTTCATGGGATCAAAAATAAAAAAGGCATCGGTGTGATCAGGCTTACGGTGAAGGAGGAGCTTGACGACGGAAAGCTGCATGCGCGGATTACCGTCGAGGACAATGGAGTTGGTCTAGAAACTGAAAAGCTTAACAGTCATGGGGAACACGCCGGCATGGCCTTACGGAATATCGAGCAGCGTCTAAACTATCATTACGGAAGAGAGCATCCTCTTGAAATTGAGAGCAAGCCAGGAGAAGGTACAAAAATTAGATTCTGGGTGAGGTGA
- the nagZ gene encoding beta-N-acetylhexosaminidase, whose amino-acid sequence MSSSSPNNQHPLTLRQKVGQMFICGFESLEPNASITQLIEEYGLGGVIYFRRNVKDAHQLAHLSAELQAMSLRSGGQPLFIAVDQEGGMVSRIEKGATLLPGNMALGAAFAPAGVYASSKVMGKELRQMGVNMNFAPCLDINNNRLNPVIGVRSYGETAELVSDMGTHAVKGLQDMGVIATVKHFPGHGDTSEDSHHDLPVVPHSMERLMELELAPFIKAIEGGVDAIMTAHVVFAALEENDVPSTLSYRILTELLREKLRFKGLIVTDCLEMKAISEGIGVAEGAVRAIEAGSDLILVSHLLDRQVSAIEAVIAAVESGRIPESRIDESVLRIMTYKYKREIRYDRLAPIPTEPISTPEHQQLAKELSRKSITRVKDEVSKVLNLDEPTVVIWTEVQAGTEIDEVVDRSGTLGSALSEISGKPIQEIYLGLYPSDSEVDSVLAACEGNKQIVIVTYNATFSAGQIRLVKELVQREELYVVVAAGRNPYDLLEFPEVKTYYACYENRPLAMVSLANVLLGNEKAVGRLPVTLSEAYPIGWRLD is encoded by the coding sequence ATGTCATCTTCATCGCCTAATAACCAACACCCTTTAACTTTGCGTCAAAAAGTGGGTCAAATGTTTATTTGCGGTTTTGAATCTTTAGAACCCAACGCGTCCATTACCCAATTAATTGAGGAGTACGGACTTGGCGGTGTCATCTATTTTCGTCGAAATGTAAAGGATGCTCATCAATTAGCTCATTTGTCGGCCGAATTGCAAGCGATGAGTCTCCGCAGCGGCGGACAGCCGTTATTCATTGCAGTAGATCAAGAAGGAGGTATGGTTTCGCGTATTGAAAAGGGAGCAACTCTGCTGCCAGGGAACATGGCTTTAGGGGCTGCTTTTGCGCCCGCTGGTGTTTATGCCAGTTCCAAAGTGATGGGGAAAGAATTACGCCAAATGGGCGTGAACATGAACTTCGCCCCTTGTTTGGATATCAATAATAATCGATTAAACCCTGTTATCGGCGTGCGCTCTTATGGTGAAACTGCTGAGCTAGTGAGTGATATGGGCACACATGCGGTGAAAGGCTTGCAGGATATGGGCGTTATTGCCACAGTCAAGCATTTCCCGGGGCACGGTGATACATCAGAGGATTCTCATCATGACCTTCCCGTTGTGCCGCATAGCATGGAACGATTGATGGAATTAGAGCTAGCCCCATTCATTAAAGCGATTGAAGGCGGTGTAGATGCGATTATGACGGCACATGTCGTCTTCGCGGCACTGGAAGAGAATGATGTTCCATCGACGTTGTCGTATCGTATTTTAACGGAATTACTTCGTGAGAAGCTACGTTTCAAAGGGTTAATTGTAACCGACTGCCTGGAGATGAAGGCGATTTCAGAAGGGATTGGTGTGGCGGAAGGAGCCGTTCGTGCCATTGAGGCTGGATCGGATCTTATTCTGGTTAGTCATTTACTGGATCGCCAAGTATCTGCCATTGAAGCGGTTATTGCTGCGGTGGAAAGTGGACGGATTCCAGAGTCGCGAATTGATGAGTCTGTGCTGCGAATTATGACCTATAAATATAAAAGAGAGATTCGATATGATAGGCTAGCACCCATTCCGACAGAGCCGATCTCAACACCAGAGCATCAACAGCTTGCCAAAGAACTGAGCCGTAAAAGTATTACACGGGTTAAGGATGAAGTAAGTAAAGTGCTGAACCTGGACGAGCCGACAGTGGTCATTTGGACGGAAGTACAAGCGGGAACTGAGATTGATGAAGTTGTGGATCGGAGCGGGACACTAGGCAGTGCCTTGTCTGAGATATCCGGAAAGCCTATTCAGGAGATTTACTTAGGATTATATCCATCGGACTCGGAAGTAGATTCAGTTCTGGCAGCTTGTGAGGGTAACAAACAAATTGTCATTGTCACATACAATGCAACATTCTCAGCAGGACAAATCAGGTTGGTTAAAGAATTAGTTCAAAGGGAAGAGCTGTATGTTGTCGTGGCTGCCGGGAGAAATCCTTATGATTTACTTGAATTTCCAGAGGTAAAGACTTATTATGCTTGTTATGAAAACCGGCCGCTTGCGATGGTTTCTCTCGCAAATGTGCTGCTAGGGAATGAGAAAGCGGTTGGAAGGCTGCCTGTGACATTGTCGGAGGCGTATCCGATTGGTTGGAGGCTGGATTGA
- a CDS encoding aldo/keto reductase — protein MKHIQIKGLNKPVSKLIMGSDFFRLDNRQEVSDILGHYLSIGGNTIDTAFIYCGGQSEQAIGIWLDEMGNRDDINIFTKGAHHDANGPRVNPEAIRSDLFTSLERLRTDYIDLYALHRDDPATPVGVILEALNEHVEAGRIRAFGGSNWTHERLQEAADYAEQHGLIGFSFSSPNLSLAKANEPFWAGCVSTDEEALRWHEAKQFPLLSWSSQARGFFTGRFTPENRENADLVRVFYSDENWTRLRRAEQLAQEKGVSAIQIALAYVLSQPFPACALIGPRSEAEMHSCRDGAQLVLSPQELAWLDLTAATV, from the coding sequence ATGAAGCACATTCAGATTAAAGGATTAAATAAACCCGTTTCTAAACTGATTATGGGATCGGACTTTTTTAGACTGGACAATCGTCAAGAAGTCAGTGATATCCTGGGACATTATCTATCTATCGGCGGGAACACGATCGATACTGCCTTCATTTATTGTGGCGGCCAGAGCGAGCAAGCAATTGGGATTTGGCTGGATGAAATGGGCAATCGCGATGACATCAATATCTTTACCAAGGGTGCACATCATGATGCTAACGGACCCCGAGTGAATCCGGAAGCGATTCGCAGTGACCTGTTCACTAGTTTAGAGAGACTTCGTACTGACTATATAGATCTCTATGCACTTCATCGCGATGACCCGGCAACACCGGTCGGCGTTATCCTCGAAGCGCTGAATGAACATGTGGAAGCTGGAAGAATCCGCGCATTTGGCGGGTCCAACTGGACACATGAACGTTTGCAAGAAGCAGCAGATTATGCCGAGCAGCATGGTCTAATTGGCTTCAGCTTTAGCAGCCCTAACCTTAGCCTCGCCAAAGCGAACGAGCCATTCTGGGCCGGCTGCGTCTCAACCGATGAGGAAGCACTGCGTTGGCACGAAGCTAAGCAGTTTCCGCTGCTGTCCTGGTCTTCGCAAGCACGCGGATTTTTCACGGGACGGTTCACGCCGGAGAACCGCGAGAACGCCGACCTCGTCCGCGTCTTCTACAGCGACGAGAACTGGACGCGGCTGCGCCGCGCCGAACAGCTAGCGCAGGAAAAAGGCGTCAGCGCGATCCAAATCGCGCTCGCCTATGTGCTGAGCCAGCCGTTCCCGGCATGCGCGCTTATCGGCCCGCGCAGCGAAGCCGAAATGCACTCATGTCGTGACGGCGCGCAGCTTGTGCTGTCTCCGCAGGAGCTGGCATGGCTGGATCTGACCGCAGCGACTGTATAA
- a CDS encoding ROK family protein codes for MTLEQDNKQDVFVKDNSMEQEKGAKNIGEEQDVFVREYFVGVDLGGTKMLAALVAYDGSIIAREEIPTLAQQGEVAVLDRLGNMIEGILAAVPGSRSALRGIGVATAGTLDTANGVVTFATNLGWRDVAVAAVLSDRFACEVRLENDATAAAAGEWLAGAGEGAPDCIFVTISTGIGGGIISGGRLIAGVNHNAGELGHISIDGNGPRCLCGNVGCLELYASGTAIGRRGAEHVRRVVGGDGDAAGALTRLAGGDPDRVDARLVAAAAAEGDADASGILREAGRALGIGLVSILHLLNPQVVILGGGASHIGEPLLGPMREIIEDRCLPSILSPVRFVTSALGSSAGAVGAALLMSRDGR; via the coding sequence ATGACACTGGAGCAAGACAATAAGCAGGATGTTTTCGTAAAGGATAACAGCATGGAGCAAGAAAAAGGTGCGAAAAACATCGGGGAAGAACAAGATGTTTTCGTTCGGGAGTACTTTGTTGGGGTAGATCTGGGAGGCACGAAGATGTTGGCCGCCTTGGTTGCGTACGATGGCAGCATCATCGCACGGGAAGAGATTCCCACCCTTGCGCAGCAGGGGGAGGTAGCCGTACTCGATCGGCTGGGCAACATGATCGAGGGGATTCTAGCGGCTGTGCCCGGCAGCCGCAGCGCTCTCCGCGGTATTGGCGTCGCCACCGCAGGTACGCTCGATACGGCGAACGGTGTCGTCACCTTCGCCACGAACCTCGGCTGGCGCGACGTCGCCGTCGCCGCCGTGTTGTCGGACCGCTTCGCTTGCGAGGTCCGGCTCGAGAACGACGCCACCGCTGCTGCGGCCGGCGAATGGCTGGCCGGCGCGGGCGAGGGCGCGCCGGATTGTATATTCGTGACGATCTCCACGGGGATCGGCGGGGGCATCATCTCCGGCGGCCGCTTGATCGCCGGAGTCAACCATAACGCAGGGGAGCTCGGTCACATTTCCATTGATGGAAATGGGCCGCGCTGCCTCTGCGGGAATGTGGGGTGCCTGGAGCTCTACGCGTCAGGCACTGCAATTGGCCGTCGCGGCGCCGAGCATGTGCGCCGCGTTGTTGGAGGCGACGGCGATGCAGCCGGCGCCCTGACGAGGCTCGCGGGAGGCGACCCAGACCGCGTCGATGCGCGGTTGGTCGCGGCCGCAGCCGCGGAAGGGGATGCCGATGCAAGCGGCATCCTGCGCGAAGCGGGACGAGCCCTCGGCATCGGGCTCGTGAGCATCCTCCACCTGCTCAATCCACAGGTGGTCATTCTTGGCGGCGGCGCTTCGCATATCGGCGAGCCGCTCCTAGGTCCGATGCGTGAGATCATCGAAGATCGCTGTCTGCCTTCGATTCTAAGTCCGGTCCGATTCGTCACATCCGCTCTTGGTTCCTCCGCAGGAGCTGTAGGCGCAGCACTGCTCATGTCGAGGGATGGGCGCTGA